A DNA window from Providencia huaxiensis contains the following coding sequences:
- the betI gene encoding transcriptional regulator BetI, whose protein sequence is MPKIGMQSIRKQQLIQATLAVINEVGMQEASFVLIARKAGVSTGIISHYFRDKNGLLEATMRHIQYQLGFAVAIRLRMLTGAEPKLRIQAIVEGNFDPTQTSEAAMKTWLAFWASSMHQPNLNRLQQVNDRRLYSNLSYEFGRVLNKADARMAAKGLAALIDGLWLRSALSNEQFPVKDALKITNEYIDMQLQRAEVLET, encoded by the coding sequence TGCCGAAGATAGGAATGCAGTCGATACGTAAACAACAGTTAATTCAAGCCACATTGGCTGTGATTAATGAAGTTGGAATGCAGGAAGCTAGTTTTGTGTTAATTGCCCGTAAAGCCGGGGTTTCTACAGGGATCATTAGCCATTATTTCCGTGATAAAAATGGCTTGCTTGAAGCCACTATGCGCCATATTCAATACCAACTAGGGTTTGCGGTTGCAATACGTTTACGGATGTTGACCGGAGCGGAGCCAAAACTACGAATTCAGGCAATTGTTGAGGGCAACTTCGACCCAACGCAAACCAGTGAGGCCGCGATGAAAACGTGGCTAGCCTTTTGGGCTAGTAGTATGCATCAACCGAATTTAAACCGTTTACAGCAGGTTAATGACCGACGCTTGTATTCAAACTTAAGCTATGAGTTTGGGCGGGTGTTAAACAAGGCGGATGCGCGGATGGCAGCGAAGGGGCTGGCGGCTTTAATTGATGGCCTATGGCTACGTAGTGCTTTGAGTAATGAACAATTCCCTGTTAAGGATGCACTCAAAATCACTAACGAATATATCGATATGCAACTACAACGTGCTGAGGTTTTAGAAACCTAA